In the Sarcophilus harrisii chromosome 3, mSarHar1.11, whole genome shotgun sequence genome, one interval contains:
- the HDLBP gene encoding vigilin, with protein sequence MSSVAVLTQESFAEHRSGLAQQQIKVAALNSEDESDPPTYKDAFPPLPEKSACLEAAQEPAGAWGNKIRPIKASIITQVFHVPLEERKYKDMNQFGEGEQAKICLEIMQRTGAHLELSLAKDQGLSIMVSGKLEAVMKARKDIVARLQTQASATVAIPKEHHRFVIGKNGEKLQDLELKTATKIQIPRPEDPSNQIKITGTKEGIEKARHEVLLISAEQDKRAVERLDVEKVFHPFIAGPYNKLVGEIMQETGTRINIPPPSVNRTEIVFTGEKEQLAQAVARIKKIYEEKKKKTTTIAVEVKKSQHKYVIGPKGNSLQEILERTGVSVEIPPTDSSSETVILRGEPEKLGQALTEVYAKANSFTVSSVSAPSWLHRFIIGKKGQNLAKITQQMPKVHIEFTEGEDKITLEGPTEDVNVAQEQIEVMVKDLINRMDYVEINIDHKFHRHLIGKNGANINRIKDQYKVSVRIPPDNEKSNLIRIEGDPQGVQQAKKELLELASRMENERTKDLIIEQRFHRTIIGQKGERIREIRDKFPEVIINFPDPAQKSDIVQLRGPKNEVEKCTKYMQKMVADLVENSYSISVPIFKQFHKNIIGKGGANIKKIREESNTKIDLPAENSNSETIIITGKRANCEVARSRILSIQKDLANISEVEVSIPSKLHNSLIGTKGRLIRSIMEECGGVHIHFPTEGSGIDTVVIRGPAPDVEKAKRQLLHLAEEKQTKSYTVDLRAKPEYHKFLIGKGGGNIRKVRDNTGARIIFPTSEDKDQELITIIGTEEAVREAQKELESLIKNLDNVVEDCMLVDPRHHRHFVIRRGQVLREIAEEYGGVMVSFPRSGTQSDKVTLKGAKDCVEAAKKRIQEIIEDLEAQVTMECAIPQKYHRSIMGPKGSRIQQITRDYGVQIKFPDREENPAPIIEPAVQENGDEMGEGKYLKDGDPSSPRKCDIIIISGRKEKCEAAKEALEALVPVTIEVEVPFDLHRYIIGQKGSGIRKMMDEFEVNIQVPAPELQSDIIAITGLVANLDRAKAGLLERVRELQAEQEDRALRSFKLNVTVDPKYHPKIIGRKGAVITQIRMEHEVNIQFPDKDDENQAQDQITITGYEKNTEAARDAIMKIVGELEQMVSEDVSLDHRVHARIIGARGKAIRKIMDEFKVDIRFPQSGAPDPNCVTVTGLPDNVEEAIDHILNLEEEYLADVVDSEALQAYMKPPAHEEAKAPSKGFVVRDAPWAAGSSDKAPDMSSSEDFPSFGAQVAPKTLPWGPKR encoded by the exons ATGAGCTCTGTTGCAGTTTTGACCCAGGAGAGCTTTGCTGAGCACCGCAGTGGGCTGGCCCAGCAGCAGATTAAAG TTGCTGCTTTAAATTCGGAAGATGAAAGTGACCCTCCAACTTATAAAGATGCCTTCCCTCCACTTCCTGAAAAATCTGCTTGTTTGGAAGCAGCTCAAGAGCCTGCTGGGGCCTGGGGCAATAAGATCCGACCCATTAAAGCCTCCATCATTACTCAG GTGTTCCATGTGCCCCTGGAGGAAAGGAAATACAAGGACATGAACCAGTTTGGGGAAGGGGAGCAAGCCAAGATCTGCCTTGAGATCATGCAGAGGACTGGTGCTCACCTGGAGTTATCCCTTGCCAAAGACCAAGGCCTCTCCATCATGGTCTCTGGAAAGCTGGAAGCAGTCATGAAGGCTCGGAAGGACATCGTTGCAAGGCTGCAGACACAG GCTTCAGCGACAGTGGCCATTCCCAAAGAACATCATCGCTTCGTCATTGGCAAGAATGGTGAGAAACTTCAGGACTTAGAGCTCAAAACTGCGACCAAGATTCAGATTCCTCGCCCAGAGGATCCCAGCAACCAGATTAAGATCACTGGCACCAAGGAGGGCATCGAGAAAGCCCGGCACGAAGTCCTGCTGATCTCAGCTGAGCAG GACAAACGTGCAGTAGAGAGGCTTGATGTGGAGAAGGTATTCCACCCTTTCATCGCAGGACCCTACAACAAGCTAGTGGGTGAGATCATGCAGGAAACAGGCACTCGCATCAACATCCCGCCGCCTAGTGTGAACCGTACTGAGATTGTCTTCACTGGAGAGAAGGAGCAGCTGGCACAGGCTGTGGCCCGCATAAAGAAGATATATGAGGAGAAG AAAAAGAAGACCACCACCATTGCAGTGGAGGTGAAGAAGTCTCAGCACAAGTATGTCATCGGGCCCAAAGGCAACTCCCTCCAGGAGATTCTGGAGAGAACTGGAGTGTCAGTCGAGATCCCACCCACGGACAGCAGCTCGGAGACTGTGATCCTCCGCGGCGAGCCTGAGAAGTTAGGGCAGGCGCTAACTGAAGTCTATGCTAAGGCCAACAGCTTCACAGTCTCCTCTGTCTCTGCTCCATCTTGGCTTCACCGTTTCATCATAGGCAAGAAAGGGCAGAACCTGGCCAAAATCACTCAGCAGATGCCAAAG GTTCACATAGAATTTACTGAAGGAGAGGATAAGATCACACTGGAAGGACCCACCGAGGATGTCAATGTGGCTCAAGAACAGATCGAGGTCATGGTCAAGGATCTG ATTAACCGGATGGATTATGTTGAGATCAATATTGACCACAAGTTTCACAGACATCTGATTGGAAAGAACGGTGCCAACA taaatagaataaaagatCAGTACAAGGTTTCTGTGAGAATCCCTCCTGATAATGAAAAAAGCAACTTGATCCGAATTGAGGGGGACCCTCAGGGCGTCCAACAGGCCAAGAAAGAGCTGCTGGAACTCGCATCCCGAATG GAAAATGAACGTACCAAGGATTTAATCATTGAGCAGAGATTTCACCGAACAATCATTGGGCAGAAAGGTGAACGAATCCGTGAAATTCGTGATAAATTCCCAGAG GTTATCATCAATTTTCCAGACCCAGCCCAAAAAAGTGATATTGTACAACTCAGAGGCCCCAAGAATGAGGtggaaaaatgtacaaaatacatGCAGAAGATGGTGGCAGATCTG gttgaaaATAGCTATTCCATTTCTGTTCCAATCTTCAAACAGTTCCACAAGAACATCATTGGGAAAGGAGGTGCAAACATCAAAAAG ATCCGTGAAGAAAGCAATACCAAGATTGATCTGCCAGCAGAAAACAGTAACTCGGAGACCATCATCATCACAGGCAAAAGAGCCAATTGTGAAGTGGCTCGAAGCCGGATCCTTTCCATTCAGAAAGACCTG GCTAACATTTCCGAAGTGGAAGTGTCCATTCCATCCAAGCTTCACAACTCCCTCATCGGCACCAAAGGCCGCTTAATCCGCTCCATCATGGAAGAGTGTGGGGGGGTGCACATCCACTTTCCCACTGAAGGCTCAGGCATCGACACTGTGGTTATCAGGGGCCCTGCCCCCGATGTGGAGAAAGCGAAAAGGCAGCTATTACACCTGGCAGAAGAGAAG CAAACCAAGAGTTACACCGTGGATCTGCGTGCCAAACCTGAGTATCACAAGTTCCTGATTGGCAAAGGGGGTGGCAATATTCGGAAGGTGCGGGACAACACTGGAGCCCGGatcattttccccacatctgAAGACAAGGACCAGGAGCTGATCACAATCATTGGGACAGAGGAGGCTGTCAGAGAAGCCCAGAAGGAGCTGGAGAGTCTCATAAAGAACCTG GATAACGTGGTAGAAGACTGCATGCTGGTCGACCCTCGGCATCACCGCCACTTTGTCATCCGAAGAGGCCAGGTCTTACGGGAGATTGCCGAGGAATACGGCGGCGTGATGGTCAGCTTCCCCCGTTCTGGCACTCAGAGCGACAAAGTTACACTCAAAGGAGCCAAAGATTGTGTGGAGGCAGCCAAGAAACGCATCCAGGAGATCATCGAGGACTTG GAGGCCCAAGTGACAATGGAGTGCGCCATCCCCCAGAAGTACCATCGCTCCATCATGGGCCCCAAAGGTTCCCGCATCCAGCAGATCACTCGGGACTACGGTGTCCAGATTAAGTTTCCTGACAGGGAGGAGAACCCAG CTCCCATCATCGAGCCAGCCGTTCAAGAAAATGGAGacgaaatgggggaggggaagtatCTCAAAGATGGAGATCCCAGCTCTCCAAGGAAATGtgacatcatcatcatttctggTCGAAAAGAGAAGTGCGAGGCCGCCAAGGAAGCTCTCGAG GCACTGGTTCCTGTCACCATTGAGGTAGAGGTGCCCTTTGATCTCCATCGCTACATAATTGGGCAGAAAGGAAGTGGAATCCGCAAAATGATGGATGAGTTTGAG GTGAATATCCAAGTCCCAGCTCCTGAGCTGCAGTCGGACATCATTGCCATCACTGGCCTTGTTGCCAACCTGGACCGAGCGAAGGCCGGCCTCCTGGAACGAGTGAGGGAGCTGCAGGCTGAGCAGGAAGATCGG GCTTTGAGAAGCTTTAAGCTGAATGTCACCGTAGACCCCAAATATCACCCTAAAATTATTGGGAGGAAGGGGGCAGTGATCACCCAGATCCGTATGGAACACGAAGTGAACATCCAATTTCCTGACAAGGATGATGAAAACCAG GCACAGGACCAAATTACCATCACAGGCTACGAAAAGAACACAGAAGCCGCTCGTGATGCCATCATGAAAATTGTCGGCGAGCTGGAGCAGATGGTCTCGGAGGACGTCTCTCTGGACCACCGCGTCCATGCCCGCATCATCGGAGCCCGAGGCAAGGCCATCCGCAAAATCATGGATGAATTCAAA GTGGACATCCGTTTCCCGCAGAGTGGAGCCCCTGAccctaactgtgtgactgtgaCCGGCCTTCCTGATAATGTAGAGGAAGCCATTGATCACATCCTCAACCTGGAGGAGGAATAT